Proteins encoded by one window of Acinonyx jubatus isolate Ajub_Pintada_27869175 chromosome X, VMU_Ajub_asm_v1.0, whole genome shotgun sequence:
- the TCEAL9 gene encoding transcription elongation factor A protein-like 9 → MVTLLPSSNCIQRGINQKKKKKKKKGKGKKEERKGETHKMKSCQKIEGKPENESEPKLEEEPKPEEKPEVEEEPEEEEKTEGTFRERLIQSLQEFKEDIYNRHLSKEDMFREVSEIEEIRRVRNKLTVMRWKVNRNHPYPYLM, encoded by the coding sequence ATGGTCACCTTGCTTCCTAGCAGTAATTGTATACAGAGaggaataaatcaaaaaaaaaaaaaaaaaaaaaaaaaaggaaaaggaaagaaggaagaaaggaagggagagactcACAAGATGAAATCCTGtcaaaaaattgaaggaaaaccagaaaatgaGAGTGAACCAAAGCTTGAGGAAGAGCCAAAGCCTGAGGAAAAGCCAGAGGTGGAAGAAgagccagaggaggaggaaaaaacgGAAGGAACTTTTAGAGAAAGACTGATTCAGTCTTTGCAAGaatttaaagaagatatatacaaCAGGCATTTAAGCAAGGAAGATATGTTTAGAGAAGTGAGTGAAATAGAGGAGATAAGGAGAGTAAGAAACAAACTTACAGTGATGCGTTGGAAGGTTAACCGAAACCATCCTTATCCCTATTTAATGTAG